From the genome of Solanum lycopersicum chromosome 12, SLM_r2.1:
CGTTGATGCTTAAACTTGTATAgagttaaaacatatgcattcTATGTGTATGTTAATAATAGAAGAGAATTATTACTCACTTTGGTGTTCCattattctattttatgttTCTTAACTTTATTGTATAgtgattataaaatttttgtagTTTTCTGGAACGGGACGGAGTTCCCACTTCTTCCTAGCACATTTGCTCTCCTTGTAGCACTTCTGACAAAGATTTAGTTATTTTTCATATGCATATTTTCTTATTGTAGTGTTCCAGCACACCTTTACTATTTTACCGGTTTTACTTATTTTCTCTTACCGATATAGGTTTTAGGTAACTCTATCCACTAAGCGTTAGGCAAATAGGAAGAGATTATTAAACGCTTCTTTGTTTTTGGCCGCTGTCGGGATTTAAACCCTGGTCTTCATTCTAGTCTAAGTGAACGCTAACTCACACCCTTGTGCGACATCACCCACTGATTGTTGTCTTATGAATTTGTTTACAATGAAATATGGCTTAAGACTTTTAAGTTCTGCTATCTAGGCTTTAGCATATAATTGAGCCGAGGTTCTATTGGGAACAACCTCCCTATCCTGCAAAGGTTGGGGTAAGGTGTGCATACATCGTACCCTCTCCAGAATCCAGACcctatgttgttgttgtagatTAGCATATAAATTAAAGGTGGCAACATCAGTCATCCCGGGCCTCTGTATATTAAAAATCAGGGACTAGTTTAATCAATCAGCACTTGGGGATTGAGCTTGTAGGATCAAGCTTTTAAGCGTTACGGAGATGAGAAAAAGATAGATAAAATCTTTTATCTGCAAACTCCCATTCAcaataattttgttaattatttttattgatttcaatgttgttattttcttctttgtttgttTGTCACTTGGTGTTAGTCTTGTGTAGTTACTTTGGTTAATTCAAACGAAATTATGGAATTGGTTTACGTTCAAGACTTTTACAAGGGGAAGCTTTTGTTAGCATAGTTTTATCAAAGAACTCTATGAGATACCAACTAATAGTCAAACAAGAACCAACGAAGGAGGGTCGATTTGAAGTTGTTAACCAACAAGGTTACTTATGTTTGGGCAACTGTAGAATAACATTATGTCTTCGCCTTGCAATGAAGACTATATAGCCTTGATAATGCTCGGAAAGTATTTATTTGTTCTGGTTCATTCTGTCACTCTTCTTGGCTTGATAATAGGCAAGAGATGCATTAGATTCTCGATGAATATGCAAGAGATGCATTAGATTCTCGATGAATCATATTGGCCAACATAAAATTGTCTTGATTTCTTTCctgttgtttctttctttgtacaCTTAGTTATTTCACGTCCACTTTTGCCATCTTGGTAACCAGCATACactatataaatttttcatttcgCGTACCAAAATTTCTGCTTTCTGAGAGTTTATCCAAATGTTTCTATGCAGATTGTAATGCTTTCCCTTACCTTGATTTTCGCTATAGTCCACAGTGGTCTTGCTAGTCTTAGAGACAAAGGTGAGGAACTCATTGGAGAGCGTGCTTTTCGTGTATTGTTTGCTGGGGTATCTCTGCCATTGGCAGTCAGCACAATTGTGAGTTTTCTAGTCTGCCATGCAGAAACTaagaattttgtttatttttttgggtaacTTTTCTGATTTTACGGTGCGATGCTTGATAGATGGAAATTTAACATAACGGAAGGTTCTTATGATGATTTACAGGTGTATTTCATTAACCACCGATACGATGGAGTGCAGTTATGGCAATTAAACAGTGTTGCTGGGATTCACGAACTAGTTTGGATTTCTAACTTtgtttccttcttcttcctATACCCGTCGACATTCAATTTACTAGAGGTAGCGGCTGTTGACAAGCCCAAGATGCATCTTTGGGAAACTGGGATTATGAGGATTACCAGGCATCCACAGGTAAATGCTCAATTATCACTTAAATGTAACCTACCGTTGTAGAAGATACAGTCTGAATGATTTTATAATGTGCCTTGTCCCGAAACACCAATGCGTACCTTTACTTTCAAATCTCTTTCCAAATTAAATTTCAACGTTTGATTCAAATCACTTCGCTTTGTACCTCGTATTACATTTTAATTCCAGGATATGACACTTGGGAGGGTAGGATGTACGTACGCTGACCTTACTCCTACCTTTGTGGGGTAGAGAGGTTGTCTCCGATAGACTCTCAGGTCAAAAGAAGTGTAATCAAAGCAGATAAGAtaggaagaaaaataatgacaacAAAATACTGAGATATACAGAGCAAATGAGGCAACAGGTGTTAGAAAAAGTTGAAGAATAAGTACTATTAAAGGAGAAGATGAGAAGAGGAGACTAGCCCCCTTCCTTTCCCACATAAAAGAACGACGACACTCGGGTATCTCATACCCTTCTACCCTAAACTGACCATATACCCTCCTACCTAGGATTATGTCTTCAGCAAGCTGAAGATTAGACCCCCGGTTCTTCTATTTTCCAGGATATGACGCAAGTACTATGACAGAGGAGGTTTAGAGTCATGATTTCTAATCATTATTTCTGTAGGGTTCAGGAATTCTTCTTTTTTAGGTTTTTCGTGTATTTCAGTCAGATactcaaaattataaatcacTTTTGATTCTTAGAACCAAGAAGTGGATTTATCGGTCAATGGTTTTCTCTGAAGGAGTTGAATAAGGCATGTCACAAAGAATGATATCTCAAGAAATGACGGGCAGAGGTTGATGCAGAACGAGTCTGTACATGAAATGAGGTGAAGGTTATTGTAATCCCAGTTCTGCTAATAATACATAAAAGGGAAGAAACCTACCAAATTGATAAAGCTGTTCCATAATTGAGGATTTTAGTAAAGAGAAATCATCTCAAGTCCTGAAAATCGAGAAAATAAGTGTCTTTGTGCATATATGTTACACGACAGTCCAGTATTCTTGCTTCTATTTGCTGTCTCATTTCTTAGTATAAGTTATTCCGTCTTTGATAGCTAATTGAAGCCTCCATTCCCTATATTAGCTGGTCGGGCAGGTTATATGGTGCTTAGCTCACACGCTGTGGATTGGGAATTCAGTTGCAGTGGCAGCTTCAGTAGGTTTGATAGGACATCATCTGTTTGGTGCCTGGAATGGGGACCGGAGGTTAGCCATACGATATGGTGAGGCTTTTGAAGTCGTGAAGAACAGAACGAGTATCATTCCATTTGCAGCCATTCTTGATGGTCGTCAAAAGTTGCCTGAAGATTATTACAAGGAATTTATCAGATTGCCATATTTATCGATAACAACATTGACATTAGGTGCTTACTTCCTCCACCCCATTATGCAAGCTGCCAGTTATCGGCTACACTGGTAGTAGTACTGATGTTACATAACTCGTTTCCATACAAGATATCGCGATTACGAGTTGTATATTTTTCCTCAATATATATAGGTTACTGATGTCTATTTAACTACTGTTggataacaaagaaagaaagaagaggaATAGAGAGAATTCAGTTTAATGTGTTTGAAAGTAAAGTTCCAACTTGTATTTCCCTTCAATTTCTATATAGTGTATATCATGACATATATGTCCTTGTtattccaatatatatatatatggtaccAAAGTTTTCGAGTTTGAGTTATgttaatgaattattattttttataaaacgcGATTTATCTCTTTAGATGAACCTCATGgtgtaaattttgtttatttcatttagCGGCTTCAAGTACCAAATAATTAACTAACGGCATTATGTCTGAATaaatgattcatcaaaataacgAGTTATCATTAACATTGAGACATTTGAAATCGCCAAATACGTAAAAGTTTCTCAAATTTGATTCATCTAATGAACTTCAAATAtcaagtaatttaaaaaatgatgcaaatatcaataattttatgGTCAGACAAGGCCTACCTAAAAGGAGCAAGTCAGCTTGGACCAaatccaaaaatgaaaaaaaaaaacagatttttttttttttttttttataaattaaacacTATTCCACTTCTGGTGTTGAGgaattatcaaataaaagtaCACCAAAttcttttgacttttttttactttttgtgaTAATGAAGAAATACATGTGGCCAATttgaatgatattttatatttaaattcccTTTGGATTTACTCTTCCTCATGCAATGTGATTGGAAGAGTAGGGAATGAGTAGGTTCACTTAAGAATGCTACACTTAAACCAATCTGAATAAATTTTTCACTCGATATTTAATACTAATCTTAAAgtcttattaaatttaaattcgtaTCGAAAAATTTCACATTAAATAATAAGACATTTCCCAATAAGATAACTTCATGTCCACGATTCGAACTCAAAATCCTAATTATTATCCACATACATATACTTCTAGGAACCTTTTTAACGTGGCATACATACATCACTCACTTAAAAAGAACATACAAGTTATATGtcactataaataaattattacataaCGATAACTATTTCATCATTCTTaatcagaaaaaaattatattcacgCTTTTGGTATAAAATCGGTTTTGATAAGTAACGCTTTACCCCTACAAAGTGAAACTGTATATTGATCGAAGTCCAAAATAAATATCGAAAAATAATACAACCGTGTATAAAACTATGTAAACCCCCACCCCTCCACATACACACAAACACTTCATGGGGGTGGAGGATTTGGTTAGTGtgcttttgtttttatttcataaaaattggaCTAACATTGGGTTGAGTTGCACAGTTTAACCAACTATATTATATCCACTTTATTAAGTTTCTAACCCACTCcatcatttttaatatttctaatttaatGCCACATTGCCACCAACCTACTTTAATATTGGGTATGTCTTACATTTTCTATAACTAAAATCATACTAACTTCTTATTTAAGCCAATTGCTTAACAcatctcattattattattataactcttctttctatttatataaatctTTGTGATTTATATGCTATTATAATTCACTAttgatttcatatttcataTGCTAATTGGAAGAAATATGAAGGAAAAATCAGTAGAGAAATTTTTCATGTTGCCATTCTATTTAGGGTGTAATTCTGAGTCAAGTGTTGGAGTGACAAACCAACTTGTGGAAACAAAGAATTCATCACAAATAACAAGTATGTCTTTCTCCCCTTttataacccccccccccccccccttactCCTATCTCGTCAAAACTTAGTATCTTCTGTTCAaacttatatacataaaaaatgttatttcgAATGTGCCTCACAGTCATAGGCTAGACTTAGAATTTAATCTTACGAGTTCTGAATAAAAGAACAATAACGACCTTTTAAGTGTTAGTGTGTGGTTCTTAGTCAAGTACCTTTTTGTATATGTTTgtgattttttctctttttgtaatattgcttctttaatttttgtgtatATGGCTTATTGAAGAAAGACAAGAAGGAGAAGAGAGCTCatcaaatgtaaaaataaagagCTTTTGGGGATTTTGGGCCATCACAAGACCTAGATTTTCACATAATGTCCAAAGATTAAAAAGGCATTTCAAAGGTTTCTCACAATTATTTGGTAAGCAATTATACATATTAGCTATCTTATTCTATATGTCAAATATACAAACGGTTCATtaaagttgtgaatttttattTCGACATTTTAACTGAAGTTTTTGCTGATAAGTCACTTGATATACGATCGACATGTGCCTATTGAACACTAGAGATAGTAGTGCATTTTACATCAATAGAATGGATTCAACATCCAATTGTATATAACCTTCATAGTGTCACATTGAGATGTTCAATAAACATACATTAGATCTATTATAAGTTATTTATctattaactaattaaaaattctaactcacaacctaattttatttttttttgtagcgCGTAAAGAAGAGGTAGAGGTCGAGGAAGCGGAGATAGAAATAGGATATCCAACAGATGTGAAACATTTAACCCATATAGGATGGGATGGATCAACAACAATAAATCCAATCAAAGGATGGGAAAATTTAAATCCTCctgaaattatttcttttccatCAATTTCTATTAAACAATTTGAACTTGCTATGGCTGCTCAAGCTGGTGAATCTATACATGTTAATAATTGTGcttgattttttttgataaaaaataaaaatattatttgtaatttttctcTTGTTTCTTGTTCTATTAAATTCTATAATCAATTTTTATAGCTTTTTCTACTTTTGTTGACTATGCAAAATTAAGTGATATTTGAATTTAGATTAAATTCgaatttacattaaaaaaaaatctcattcacTATCGAAAATGACCCATGAAGGCTAACaaaaaatgactatatagagttgtttttttaaaaatgactcTATACCGAGTAACTTCGCTAATAAAAATGACTCATATGATGATTTCCTTAATACAAATAACTCTATATGGTTTCGTTAAATGACTCCTCGTTAATAAAAATGACTCAAATGATTTTCTTAATACAAATAACTCTATATGGCTTCGTCAAATGATTCCTCGTTAATAAAAATGACTCTAACCCTGAATAACTTCGTTAATAAAAGTGACTCATAGGATGATATCCTTGTTACAAATAACTCTATATGGTTTCGTTAAGTGACTCATCGTTTTATCTTAATACAAATAACTCTATGATTTCGTTAAGTGACTcctcattaataaaaatgactCTATATAGCTTTGTTAATAAAAATGACTCCGTATTGaacacaaattttattaaaaaaagtgacTCATATGATGATTTCCTCAATACAAATAACTCTATATGGTTTCGTTCTCtctcattaataaaaatgactCCATATAGCTTCGTTAATAAAAATGACTCCGTaataaacacaaaattcatTAACAAAAGTGACTCATGATGATTTCCTCAATACAAATAACTCTATATGGACTCCTCTCTCGTTAATAAAAATGACTCCACATAGCTTCGTTAATAAAAATGACTTCATATAGCTTCGTTAATAAAAATGACTCCGTATTGAACACAAAATTCATTaacaaaagtgactcatatGATGATTTCCTCAATACAAATAACTCTATGGTTTTATTAAATGACtcctcattaataaaaataactccATATAGCtccattaattaaaaaaaactctgTATTGAACAcaatattcattaataaaaGTGACTTCGTATAACAATTGTATAGCAACAACTAATAAAAGTAACTCCATAAAAATCCaaacttcaaaagaaaaaaaaaacttaaatttcaaaatctttaaGATAATTAATGCATATAAATGGAGTTCAATCAAATTCTTCACCTATATTAAAAGAAGatagaaatatttttgtatatatacgATTGTAGGCACCATAGCGAGCCAAAAGTTGATTGAGAAACAAAACAATGGCTTTCTGAGATGCCTAACCCCTTTTGGGGGGTTTTGGTATTAGATCTTCTTATAAACCATAGTATAAACAGCAATTTCCAAtacatattttcatgaaaaatttaccTCAAAAAACACAATTTTTGAGATTTCCATAATGCATCGGCCAAAACGCTGCTTGAAGACGATCTGACAAATTAGGGTTTTGCACTTTCCGTTATTTATAGAGAAAGATTGAATAATTGGGCTTAATCCAACTTGAAATGTTTGGGCTTTATTTGAACTAAAAGTttcatcttttacatttttatttctgaaaaataacGAGATTTTGCTTAATTACGAAACATAGCAATATTTTACATTATGCTCgtataaataaatgtaaatattCACATTTATATAAAATCTCAAATCGATTTATCCTCCTTCTATTGTTCTTAGACTGATCTCTCACTCTTTAGAAAGGAAAATACTTCAGTTTTACAGATTTGATTAAGAGGAATATACGAAATGCTGCAcgcataaaaataatgaaaatacattatattcacGTGCATATAAAGTATCTTTTGTTGAAATGTGTCCATATGAATAATAACTTCAATCATTTATGCATGAATGTCAAACAAAAATAGCTatagtataaataaaaataaacttcagTCGTAACTCATGATAATTGTATTAAGTtctaacaaaaacaattaaGCTTTTGATTTTCAGTAATATATGCCGAAATTTCAACCATATGAAACTTTATAAAATGTGTACACTTGTAAATTTTACTCGCTACGAATATGATTTGAATGATAATCCTAAAAATCGGGTTTTTATGAATATCTTCATCTCTAGAGTGGGCCTTTTGGACTAAAATGGGCCAAGGAAGCCCAAGTGTTCATACAACTGGGCCAAACACAAACCCGAACTGGCCCAATGTCCCAAATCGATCTATCGTTGGATCAAGAACTGTTATTAACAGAAATTCAAcacaaattattgattttttttcttcagattttGATACAATTCAATCTCAAATATCGATATCTAAAGGTATTAATTTCAgctaaaaaaatctaatttttgtgaaatttaatgtaattttctaccatttttgacttgatttttttttttccagattgcATTTGCACTGTGAGATCAGGGACGAAAATGGGGTTTTTGGTGACAACGCTAATTTTTGTGGTAGTGGGTGTTATTGCGTCTCTATGTGCCAGAATTTGCTGCAATAGAGGGCCTTCTACTAATCTGTATGGTCAAATTTGTTTAATGTTTGCTTCAAATTCGCTTATTATAACTTGCTTAGGGTTTGTTATATTGGTTGTTTACagaaaaaagatgaaatttttgCATAGAAAGCTGAGTTTGATTTATGGTATTATAATTCTGGATTGTTGATATAGAGTCCGTGTGGTTGTGTGGTTTTGATTTCATTGCTAGTTGTTTTAGGAGTTGTTTAGTTTGTTGTATAagaaaaagaacatttttttgGCAATAGAACTTTGCTTTTGAGCTCCGAGGGCTGGAGCTACGGTCTTTTAAGTGTATGGATTTTGAATTCTAGAAAAGATAAGCTTAACAGGTTCTGAATAAGTTAGTTATACATATCAAAACATAATTGAGCTGAATTACTGCGTTGTGCCGAACCTGTAGGCAGAACGATAGCTCCTCCCTCGTTATGCATCTATAGAGAAAATGTGTAATCCTTTTGGGGTGGGTGGTAAGGGTTGTCAGTATTGTGTTTTGTGTTATGCTTCGTTAGTGCTATCAACTATTTCTGTTCTATCTTTAATCCAGGCTTCTTTGTTTTCTAGTGTTTGATTCATAT
Proteins encoded in this window:
- the LOC101253466 gene encoding uncharacterized protein, translated to MGQGSPSVHTTGPNTNPNWPNVPNRSIVGSRTVINRNSTQIIDFFSSDFDTIQSQISISKDCICTVRSGTKMGFLVTTLIFVVVGVIASLCARICCNRGPSTNLLHLTLIITATVCCWMMWAIVYLAQLKPLIVPVLSEGE
- the Z-ISO gene encoding 15-cis-zeta-carotene isomerase, which produces MATSIFLSHPFSHLLSKHHKIPSPKQTIAIAYHSTNKPTTKTPFLPLPTSFFPFPSNPRKEFWPISVGRTQTDEKDEILVVGEDSAEFELSKQKISSWVYFAGVLGVVLYVLNVVWIDNSTGFGKSFIDSVSSISDSPEIVMLSLTLIFAIVHSGLASLRDKGEELIGERAFRVLFAGVSLPLAVSTIVYFINHRYDGVQLWQLNSVAGIHELVWISNFVSFFFLYPSTFNLLEVAAVDKPKMHLWETGIMRITRHPQLVGQVIWCLAHTLWIGNSVAVAASVGLIGHHLFGAWNGDRRLAIRYGEAFEVVKNRTSIIPFAAILDGRQKLPEDYYKEFIRLPYLSITTLTLGAYFLHPIMQAASYRLHW